The stretch of DNA AGCCGATGGACATGGCCGCGGCGATGATCACCACGATGAAGCCTGCGAGCGCGATGGCGCTGCCGAGCACGCCGGTGACGAAGAGGACCAGGGACAACAGCACGAGCACGAGCGAGTAGACCACGGGCGCACCGCCCAGGAGCCGCCAGAAGCCGGGGCCGTCCTTGACGTAGCCCTGAACCTCGATCGCCACGTCGTGCGCCTTGCCGCTGCGGATCGTCGCCCAGAGGTTGACGATCATCATGACGGCGCCCACGAGATAGGCCAGCCCTCCGAGCATGCGCATATGGTACATGTGGCGCGAGGCCAGAAGGCCCTCTATGAAGTCGGGGTACTTGAGAAAGGCGTCGGCGTCCAGCGCGCGCCAGAACAGGCCCTGACTCACGCCCGAGATCCACATGGCGACGATGTAGAGCATGATGCCCAGGGTGCCGACCCAGAAGTGGGCTTCGGCCAGCTTGACCGACCAGAGCCGGGTCTTCCAGAGACGCGGCACCATCCAGTAGAGCATGCCGAAGGCCATGAAACCGTTCCAGCCCAGAGCGCCGCCGTGGACGTGGCCGATGATCCAGTCGGTGTAGTGACCGAGGGCGTTGACGCTCTTGATGGCCAGCAGCGGCCCCTCGAAGGTGGACATGCCGTAGAAGGTCACCGCCACGATGAAGAACTTGATGACCGGGTCGGTGCGCAGCTTGTCCCAGGCGCCGCGCAGGGTCAGCAGGCCGTTGAGCATGCCGCCCCAGGAGGGCGCCCAGAGCATGATGCTGAAGATCATGCCCATGGTCTGGGCCCAGTCCGGTAGCGCCGTGTAGAGCAGGTGGTGGGGCCCGGCCCAGATGTATATGAAGATCAGGGACCAGAAGTGCACGATGGACAGCCGGTACGAGTAGATCGGCCGGTCCGCGGCCTTGGGCAGGAAGTAGTACATGATGCCCATGATCGGCGTCGTCAGGAAGAAGGCCACAGCGTTGTGGCCGTACCACCACTGGACCAACGCGTCCTGCACGCCGGTGAAGACGGAATAGCTGTGGGTCCAGCCGGTGGGAATCTGCAGGTTGTCGACGATGTAGAGCACCGCGATGGTCACGATCGTGGCGATGTAGAACCAGATGGCGACGTAGAGGTTGCGCTCGTTGCGCTTGCCCAGGGTCCAGAAGAAGTTCACGGCGAAGACGACCCAGACCAGCGCCACCGCGAGGTCGATGGGCCATATCAGCTCCGCGTATTCCTTGCTCTGGGTGAGGCCCAGGGGATAGGTCACCGCAGCGGCGACGATGATCAGCTGCCAGCCCCAGAAGTGGACCCGGCCGAGCGCGTCGGAGGCGAGACGCGTCTTCAGCAGGCGCTGGGTCGAGTAGTAGATGCCGGCGAACATCATGTTGCCGACGAACGCGAAGATGGCCGCATTGGTGTGCAACTGGCGCAGCCGCCCGAACGAGGTCCACTGCAGGCCGAGGTTGGCCTGCCAGAAGGACAGCTGGGTCGCGACGATGACCCCGACGAGCAAAGCCACCGCGGCCCACAGGATGGTCGCGATGGTGAATGCGCGCACGATACCGTCGTCGTAGATGACGCGCTTGGTCACGGAAGTTGTGGCTTGCATGATGACGCGGAGCCTCCTCTCCTGGTGATGACGGGTTACGAACCCTCTTCGATCGTCTCGTCCACACCGTCATTCACGCCGGTGCCGTCGTCGTCATCCAGGGGCAGCAACGACAGGCGGTCGCCGTGCTCGAAATCGCCGCTCTTCAGTCTCGACACGAAAAGCAACAACCCGCCGATCACGAGCAGCAGACTGACGAAGATGGTCGCGGTCAGGACATCCACGTGGACCTCCCGCCCGCCAGGCGCGCGGCCGTCAGGCTCACGACGGTCACCGAGCTCAAGGGCATCAGCACGGCGGCGACGACGGGCGTCACCAGTCCGCTCAGGCACAGGGCCACGGCCGCCGTGTTGTAGACGGCCGCGAAGACCAGATTGCCGCGCTGGACGGTGCGCAGGCGTCCGGCGGCCTGGAGCGTGCGCCGCACAGCCGATACGCCATCCCCGAGGTAATAGAAATCCGCCTTGTGCGACAGCACGGCGCGGTCGATCGCGGGAGTCGCGGCACACCAGGCCGCGTCGAAGCTGGGACTGTCGTTCAGGCCGTCGCCGATCATCAGCGTATCGTCCGCATCGAGCGCCCTTACCGCCGCGGCCTTCGACTCGGGCGTCAGGCCGCCCCTGGCTCTCGCCGCGGGCAATCCCAGTTCGCCTGCCGCCTCGAGCACGCGCCCGGGCGCGTCGCCGCTGAGCAGGTGCACCTCGTAACCGGCGGCGGCGAGAGAGGCGACTTCCGCTCTCGCATCGAGCTTCATCTCCTCGGCGAAGGTTAAGCCGAGCAAGCAGTTGCCGTCGAGGCTAAAAAAGGTCCTGTCGGTTGGAATTGTCTCGGCATGCCCATCGGGCAGGGCGAAAGCCGCGCGACCGAAGCGCCACACGCCGGCCTCGTCTTCCCATTGCAGTCCGTGACCGCCGATCTCCCGCACCCCGTCGGCCCGGGGATCGAGCACGGCGCCGTCGGGATCGGTCGCCCCGCCGGCCAGGCCGAGCGCGGCGGCGACGCAACGGCTGGCGGGATGGTTGCTGCGACTGGTCATGTTCCAGAGGATCCCGCGCTGCGCGGCGGGCAGGGCCAGCAGA from bacterium encodes:
- the ccoN gene encoding cytochrome-c oxidase, cbb3-type subunit I; this encodes MQATTSVTKRVIYDDGIVRAFTIATILWAAVALLVGVIVATQLSFWQANLGLQWTSFGRLRQLHTNAAIFAFVGNMMFAGIYYSTQRLLKTRLASDALGRVHFWGWQLIIVAAAVTYPLGLTQSKEYAELIWPIDLAVALVWVVFAVNFFWTLGKRNERNLYVAIWFYIATIVTIAVLYIVDNLQIPTGWTHSYSVFTGVQDALVQWWYGHNAVAFFLTTPIMGIMYYFLPKAADRPIYSYRLSIVHFWSLIFIYIWAGPHHLLYTALPDWAQTMGMIFSIMLWAPSWGGMLNGLLTLRGAWDKLRTDPVIKFFIVAVTFYGMSTFEGPLLAIKSVNALGHYTDWIIGHVHGGALGWNGFMAFGMLYWMVPRLWKTRLWSVKLAEAHFWVGTLGIMLYIVAMWISGVSQGLFWRALDADAFLKYPDFIEGLLASRHMYHMRMLGGLAYLVGAVMMIVNLWATIRSGKAHDVAIEVQGYVKDGPGFWRLLGGAPVVYSLVLVLLSLVLFVTGVLGSAIALAGFIVVIIAAAMSIGFRRTGQGWHDLVEGHSVAFTVLVLLAILVGGLVEIIPVVIAKKDVTPRVALADSVWAEGGAYVFVQMPYSPLELEGRDVYVSEGCYVCHSQMIRPFRHETLRYGAYSRAEEFIYDTPFQWGSKRTGPDLHRVGGKYANLWHYLHMMDPRNTSPGSNMPTYPHLKDQAADFAGTARKMQVLRTLGVPYADELIASAAATALGQGRLITDDLADMDIVVEPDSKLTALIAYLQRLGRGPQPTAPAAGDALAARGED
- a CDS encoding cytochrome oxidase codes for the protein MDVLTATIFVSLLLVIGGLLLFVSRLKSGDFEHGDRLSLLPLDDDDGTGVNDGVDETIEEGS